One Malus domestica chromosome 11, GDT2T_hap1 genomic region harbors:
- the LOC114823258 gene encoding cytochrome P450 71AU50-like has translation MALWIWATLGVLALVHILQTCISKGKTKHKMLPPGPRGFPIFGSLHLLGKFPNRDLHQLSRKYGDIMYLRLGLVPTVVVSSPRAAELFLKTHDLVFASRPPHEGSKHISFGQRNLSFAEYGSYWRDIRKMCTLELLSNHKINSFKSMRREEVALLIQSVEEDANYGRVAIDLSVKVSSLSVDMTCRMVFGKKYKDEEFDERGFTAVMKEGLKLSAGPNLGDYIPCIAPLDLQGFTKKMKAINKAFDEFFEKIIDEHLQSKDEERTKDFVDVMVAFMGSEDSDYRIERTNIKAIMLDMFAGSMDTTSTTVEWALSELMRHPQVMKKVQKELENVVGLNRMVEESDLEKLEYLDMVVKETLRLHPVAPLLVPHAAIEDCIVDGYHVPKKSLVIINAWAIGRDQSAWEDAEKFVPERFEGNNVDVRGNHFQLIPFGSGRRRCPGIQLGLTVVQFVLAQLVHCFDWELPDNMLPNDLDMTEDFGLTVSRAKHLLAIPSYRLQN, from the exons ATGGCACTTTGGATTTGGGCAACACTTGGGGTGCTTGCACTTGTTCACATCCTGCAAACATGCATATCAAAAGGCAAGACCAAGCACAAGATGCTACCTCCTGGTCCGAGAGGGTTTCCTATTTTTGGCAGCCTCCATTTGTTAGGAAAGTTCCCTAACAGGGATCTTCATCAACTATCCCGGAAATACGGTGATATCATGTACTTGCGGTTAGGCCTCGTACCCACAGTTGTTGTCTCGTCCCCACGAGCGGCCGAGCTGTTCCTCAAAACGCATGACCTCGTTTTTGCAAGTCGACCACCTCATGAAGGTTCAAAGCACATTTCGTTTGGGCAAAGGAACCTGAGCTTTGCTGAGTATGGCTCGTATTGGCGCGACATCCGAAAGATGTGCACGCTCGAATTACTTAGCAACCACAAAATCAATTCTTTCAAGTCGATGAGGAGAGAAGAAGTTGCTCTCCTAATTCAGTCTGTTGAGGAGGATGCCAATTATGGACGCGTTGCTATTGATCTCAGTGTCAAGGTATCATCGCTGAGCGTTGACATGACCTGCCGGATGGTGTTTGGGAAGAAGTACAAGGACGAGGAGTTTGACGAGAGGGGTTTCACCGCTGTGATGAAAGAGGGTCTCAAATTATCAGCGGGCCCTAACTTGGGAGATTACATTCCTTGTATTGCGCCGCTTGACCTCCAAGGGTTCACTAAAAAAATGAAAGCTATTAACAAGGCGTTTGATGAATtttttgagaagattattgatgAACATCTTCAATCCAAGGATGAAGAAAGAACTAAGGACTTTGTTGATGTCATGGTGGCCTTCATGGGGTCTGAAGATTCTGACTACCGAATCGAACGCACCAATATCAAAGCCATAATGTTG GACATGTTTGCGGGTTCAATGGACACCACATCAACAACAGTCGAGTGGGCACTCTCGGAACTCATGAGACATCCACAGGTTATGAAGAAAGTCCAAAAAGAGCTAGAAAATGTTGTCGGCCTCAATAGAATGGTGGAGGAATCAGACTTGGAGAAATTGGAGTACTTGGACATGGTAGTCAAGGAAACCTTGAGGCTACATCCAGTGGCACCATTGTTGGTTCCTCATGCAGCCATTGAAGATTGCATTGTCGATGGCTACCATGTACCAAAAAAGTCACTCGTGATCATAAACGCATGGGCAATCGGGAGAGACCAGAGTGCTTGGGAAGATGCAGAGAAGTTCGTACCAGAGAGGTTTGAGGGTAATAATGTTGATGTTAGAGGAAACCACTTTCAGCTTATACCGTTCGGATCCGGCAGAAGGCGTTGCCCTGGAATTCAGTTAGGGCTTACTGTGGTACAATTTGTGTTGGCACAACTTGTGCATTGTTTTGATTGGGAACTTCCGGATAACATGTTGCCAAATGACTTGGATATGACTGAGGATTTTGGTCTTACAGTCTCAAGGGCCAAGCATTTGCTCGCTATTCCTTCATATCGCCTTCAGAATTAA